One window from the genome of Deltaproteobacteria bacterium encodes:
- a CDS encoding SBBP repeat-containing protein: MRLKRVFRRSLPLLTFLVFSLTLVVGPSQAWDLKSWFPFLKKLQIASSSRPSPETKPAVTSSFSRLPLLFVENRGQKDKQVSFYVDGPGYSVFFTPKEIVTVFQVPEKDSETIPPSPSWGEGKGEGESKEIFPKGIRGDPRPTKFKTTVVRQTFTGANPKPVIRGTEKAVAKMNFFLGKDPKGWITQVPTYHEITYKNLYPGIDLVFKGEPGRLKSEYRVAAGANPKDIAVAYEGIENLSPSEGGNLLIKHPAGEIREERPTIYQVRDGKKVEVTGGYQIQEKGGYGFEIGTYDPNSPLVIDPSLIFSTYLGGSDEDSAHTLAISPSGNIVVAGHTGSVNFPTVNPIQANSRDGGDAFVTSLSPDGSSLLFSTYMGGSGRDWANALAIDPSGNIVVAGTTESTDFPTASPLQANKRGSGDAFVVSLSPNGSSLFFSTYLGGNDHDYASALAIAPSGNIVVGGGTSSVDFPTMSPIQVNKGGLYDVFVASLSPDGSSLLFSTYLGGDSWEHIGNLAIDSSGNIVVAGSTVSTDFPTVNPLQPNRVRDYDAFVTKIAPGGSFLLFSTYLGGDGSDHLSALAIAPSGNVVVTGQTASTDFPTVAPIQANRRGNYDAFVASLSPDGSFLLFSTYLGGSGFSSMQSSSGNDGASAVAIDPSGNIVVVGNTYSTDFPTVAPLQADLNGGDAFVTGLSSDGSSLLFSTYLGGNYYDSAYGLAIVPSGNIVVAGTTFSTDFPTMAPLQSDNGGEDAFVAMISGFCPDGSFSDLRGDSCNHDEDGDGVLDDHDNCYLVPNPDQTDTDGDGVGDESRSCGLGPCVGGTQTRSCPNGTWAAWSACSTASQASSERCDNKDNNCDGRIDEDLSEVENCGVGVCAGGKRTRLCTEGQWSAWGRCTTAERSSREVCDGRDNNCNGPVDEGGVCSPNIVAYGSNPAGDQTLRVIDFGEIRQKIPTVRSFILRNTGGANLSIFEVFNPFSAQLTFLDTIPRFLSPGQSVEIRVRFYYEQSCPAEGLSPDLNFLIRSNDPDEREVLLNIRWTCPPLPVAIVTPAELDFGVQTGTTPMERTVTITVSGTLPVLLREFYLAAGAGQEAYQLSPPNIPTPPSSITIHPGGSFTIRVSFTPFFNREYRSTLVLHTNTEEGRIFVPLRGTGQR, translated from the coding sequence ATGCGCCTCAAACGAGTTTTCCGTCGTAGCCTCCCGCTCCTGACATTCCTCGTTTTCTCCCTGACCCTCGTGGTTGGTCCGAGTCAGGCTTGGGATCTAAAGTCGTGGTTTCCCTTCCTCAAAAAGCTCCAGATTGCCTCATCTTCCCGCCCGTCTCCCGAAACCAAACCGGCGGTCACCTCCTCGTTTTCACGACTCCCGCTCCTCTTTGTCGAAAATCGGGGACAGAAAGACAAACAGGTTTCCTTTTATGTCGATGGGCCTGGGTACTCTGTCTTCTTTACCCCCAAGGAAATTGTAACGGTGTTTCAGGTCCCTGAAAAAGATTCCGAGACGATTCCTCCCTCTCCCTCTTGGGGAGAGGGTAAGGGTGAGGGGGAGTCAAAAGAGATCTTTCCAAAAGGAATCCGGGGTGACCCTCGTCCTACGAAATTCAAAACAACGGTGGTCCGCCAAACCTTTACCGGGGCTAATCCTAAACCGGTTATCCGGGGGACGGAAAAAGCAGTCGCCAAGATGAATTTCTTTTTAGGGAAAGACCCAAAAGGGTGGATCACCCAAGTCCCGACCTATCATGAGATCACCTACAAAAATCTCTACCCGGGGATCGATCTCGTTTTCAAAGGAGAGCCAGGGCGTTTGAAGTCTGAGTATCGTGTCGCCGCCGGGGCGAACCCCAAAGATATTGCCGTGGCGTATGAGGGAATCGAGAACCTTTCTCCCTCCGAAGGGGGGAATCTCCTCATCAAACACCCGGCCGGGGAGATCCGCGAGGAGCGTCCCACTATTTATCAGGTGAGGGATGGCAAAAAAGTGGAAGTGACCGGGGGTTACCAGATTCAGGAAAAAGGAGGCTACGGTTTTGAGATAGGGACCTATGATCCGAACAGCCCGCTGGTGATTGATCCGTCGCTCATTTTTTCCACCTATTTGGGAGGAAGCGATGAAGATTCTGCTCATACCCTCGCGATAAGTCCATCCGGCAACATTGTAGTAGCGGGGCACACGGGGTCTGTTAATTTTCCGACCGTAAACCCCATTCAAGCAAATAGTAGAGATGGAGGTGATGCCTTTGTGACGAGTTTGAGTCCCGATGGCTCCTCCCTCCTTTTTTCCACCTATATGGGAGGGAGCGGTAGGGATTGGGCCAATGCCCTTGCGATTGATCCTTCCGGTAACATTGTGGTAGCAGGGACTACGGAGTCTACAGATTTTCCGACTGCATCTCCTTTGCAGGCAAATAAGAGAGGTAGCGGTGATGCCTTTGTAGTAAGTCTGAGTCCCAACGGTTCCTCTCTCTTCTTTTCCACCTATCTGGGAGGCAACGATCATGATTATGCTTCTGCCCTTGCGATTGCCCCCTCCGGAAATATCGTTGTGGGAGGGGGGACTTCTTCTGTTGATTTCCCAACTATGTCCCCCATTCAGGTAAATAAGGGAGGTTTATATGATGTCTTTGTAGCGAGCCTGAGCCCTGATGGTTCTTCCCTCCTCTTTTCCACCTACCTGGGGGGGGATAGCTGGGAACACATTGGAAACCTTGCTATTGATTCCTCCGGAAATATTGTTGTGGCTGGGAGTACGGTTTCTACCGATTTCCCGACCGTGAACCCCCTCCAGCCAAATCGTGTACGCGATTATGACGCCTTTGTGACGAAGATCGCCCCTGGTGGCTCTTTCCTCCTCTTTTCCACCTACTTGGGGGGGGATGGTAGTGATCATCTTTCTGCCCTTGCGATTGCTCCCTCCGGAAATGTTGTTGTGACAGGGCAGACAGCCTCGACCGATTTTCCGACCGTGGCCCCCATTCAGGCAAATAGGCGAGGTAACTATGACGCCTTTGTGGCAAGCTTGAGCCCTGATGGCTCTTTCCTCCTCTTTTCAACCTACTTGGGGGGCAGTGGATTTTCCAGCATGCAGTCGAGTAGCGGTAATGATGGGGCTTCTGCTGTTGCGATTGATCCCTCCGGTAACATTGTGGTAGTAGGAAACACATATTCTACCGATTTTCCGACCGTGGCTCCTCTACAGGCGGATCTGAACGGCGGTGATGCCTTTGTAACAGGCCTAAGTTCAGATGGTTCTTCCCTCCTTTTTTCCACTTACTTGGGAGGGAATTACTATGATAGTGCCTACGGCCTTGCGATTGTCCCCTCCGGAAATATTGTGGTGGCTGGGACAACCTTTTCTACGGATTTTCCAACCATGGCTCCCCTGCAGTCAGACAACGGAGGCGAAGACGCCTTTGTGGCGATGATTAGCGGTTTCTGCCCGGACGGGTCCTTTAGCGATCTGAGAGGTGATTCCTGTAATCACGACGAAGATGGGGACGGCGTTCTGGATGATCATGATAATTGTTATCTGGTTCCCAACCCGGATCAGACCGATACCGATGGGGATGGCGTTGGTGACGAGAGCCGGTCTTGTGGTCTCGGCCCCTGCGTGGGGGGGACTCAAACACGTTCTTGCCCCAATGGGACTTGGGCCGCATGGAGTGCCTGCTCCACCGCCTCGCAAGCGAGTTCCGAGCGGTGTGACAACAAAGACAACAACTGTGATGGGAGGATCGACGAGGATCTCAGCGAGGTCGAAAACTGCGGGGTTGGTGTCTGTGCCGGCGGCAAGAGAACCCGTCTTTGTACGGAGGGCCAGTGGTCCGCCTGGGGCCGATGCACCACCGCAGAACGCTCTTCACGAGAGGTCTGCGATGGCCGCGATAACAACTGTAATGGTCCAGTGGATGAAGGGGGTGTCTGTAGCCCGAATATCGTTGCGTATGGCTCCAATCCTGCTGGTGACCAAACTTTAAGGGTCATCGATTTTGGCGAGATCCGGCAAAAAATCCCTACGGTGCGGTCATTCATCCTGCGCAATACTGGTGGCGCTAATCTATCTATCTTTGAGGTCTTCAATCCATTTTCGGCTCAACTGACCTTTTTGGACACCATTCCAAGGTTTCTGAGTCCGGGTCAGTCCGTTGAGATCCGTGTCCGATTTTATTATGAACAGTCCTGCCCAGCGGAAGGGCTTTCCCCCGACCTCAACTTCCTGATCCGGTCGAACGATCCTGATGAGCGTGAGGTGCTTTTAAACATCCGATGGACTTGCCCTCCACTACCGGTAGCCATCGTTACCCCTGCCGAGTTGGATTTTGGAGTACAGACAGGGACCACGCCGATGGAAAGAACGGTGACGATTACTGTTTCCGGTACGCTTCCCGTATTACTGCGAGAGTTTTATCTGGCGGCAGGAGCCGGCCAAGAGGCTTACCAGTTGTCACCTCCCAACATCCCTACACCACCCAGCTCTATCACCATTCATCCGGGAGGGAGTTTTACCATCAGGGTATCATTCACACCCTTCTTCAATAGAGAGTATCGTAGCACTCTGGTCCTGCACACCAATACGGAGGAAGGGCGTATTTTTGTTCCTTTGCGTGGGACGGGACAACGGTAG